The DNA segment CTCCGCTAACAACTATACTGATTCTCAGAGTCAGAAGACCTTAACCTCGGCCAATAATTATTCTGATGTTCAGGATAAGAAAACATTAGATTCTGCCAGGAGCTATTCTGATAGTCAGGATAGCATGCTTCAAAATCAAATTACTAATAATAGTAATAATATTTCCTCACTCTCTCAACGAGTAGACGATCTTTCAAACCGTGTCGACAAAGTAGGCGCCCTCTCGGCAGCCATGACAGCATTAGCTCCTTTAGATTATGATCCGCAAGCACCCACTCAAATTTCCATTGGTGCAGGAACCTACGGCGGTTCCCAGGCAGTGGCCATTGG comes from the Propionispora hippei DSM 15287 genome and includes:
- a CDS encoding YadA C-terminal domain-containing protein, whose amino-acid sequence is SANNYTDSQSQKTLTSANNYSDVQDKKTLDSARSYSDSQDSMLQNQITNNSNNISSLSQRVDDLSNRVDKVGALSAAMTALAPLDYDPQAPTQISIGAGTYGGSQAVAIGVYHYANKDTLYNAAWSISGSEQMGRVGATWRVGRPHHPKEVAVTTDKHTSEIQLTASPAPESKEVITPAAAAQETLKTNVNTAEENTK